The Nostoc sp. NIES-3756 DNA window ACTTGTTTTTTGGCTTGCAGTTAAACGAGGTTGCTCTGGTTGAATAGGAATATTGATACCTACATGGCTAATCTGTGATACCCAATCCTGAAATGGCTGAAGTTCAGTAAAAAACCACTTCAACAATGCTTTTGTACTTATTTCGGGAAGTTTAGGATGAGACTCATAATAATTCTCCAAAGCCATATCACGCTCAGTTGGTGAGTTAAATGACTTCTTTAGAGCTTGCTTGGGGTAATCTTTCAGTAATTCAATAGTACATTGACTCACAAAATCTAGAGTTGTTAGGTAGGGGTCTAATTGATTTAAGCTTCTTGTTGGGACAGACCATTTCACAAACCTGTCTTCAAGAACTCCTTCTTCTAAAAGTCTTCTAGGAATTAATGCTGATATTTTGCTGTCATCTAACAACAGTTGAGTTTGTTTATCAATTGATTTTGCTGTCTTGTTTATAACTGTAAATATATTGCGAGTTGCTTTAATTATTTCATCTCTTACAGTTTCGCTTAGTTCTGCATAACCAACCCTGCCAAGATTACCAAATACCAAATAAACAACTGGGATATCAAAAGTTTCCAAGCAGCTAAAGTTTTCATTTTTTTGTTGAGGGCTTAGAGGTTCTTTTCCTGTATAGACGTTCCAGTATCTTTTTAATGAAAGAAGCCTATGTTGTCCGTCAATTACAATTCTAGCTACATTCTTATATAGCTTTAAATTAACCCACTTTTCAACCGTTTTTCCCTGGCTACTAACTGTAGAAAAATCCCAAAATTCTCTTTGGTCATTTGAGTTAGGTAAAAGTACGACTACAATTGAATTAAAAAAGCGAATTCCACCCTGTGCTAGGTAAGCAAAGATGTCTGTATTTGCCCTATTTTCATCTAGCTTTCTTTGAACTCGCTCAGAAAAGCTCCAACTTCCTTGAATTTCATCAGCAAATCTAATGTTTTCGACTGCATCGCTATGTTCTAGGGTTGTTATAAAATACCTGACCTCTCCAAACTGACCACTAATTGCCTTATATTCAATAGTTTCTGGAGACTGATTATCTAATTCCATTTTTAACTCCTCTGTGTATTAAATCTAGGCTGACATAACTGAATTAATAAACTTTCCAACTCTCTTGAAATGTTTTTTGGGCAAGGTAAACAAACGAAGAGAAATTCATCATTAGGTCTTACATTTGCATACTTTGAGAAAAACCCATCATCTCGCTCCAAATGCTGAATAAATCTATCTCTTAAGTTACTTGCAGTACCAATGTAATCTGGGCGCTGGAGAATACTGCATGAAATAAGAAGATTTTTCAATATTCTTCGCTCTTTAGGTTGAGAAACAGCTTTGATAAATTGCTCCATTTTTTGAGACAAACCAACTGATTCTCCACAAATATCGACAATGAACTTGCTTCTATTATCTTCTTCAGCAAACTTAGTTTTAAAAACTGTATTTTTGATTCGAGTATCTATATTTTCAAATAATTTGTTTTCTAAGAAATCAAAAGCATGGTAAAAAGCATAAATACCTGATGTTTCAGGAAGATAATCTGTTGCAGATATAGTCGCTGTTACGACAGTAACATTTTTGAAAAAGTTGTCGTGTACTGTTTCTTCCATAGATACAAGTTACAAAACTTTTAGATTATAAAGCTTCCAGAATTTTCTCAACCATCTCTAACAATAAATCTAGGTACTAAATTTTACTTATCAAATAAGTAACATTATGTATTATGTTAATCATCTAGAACTACGTTTTAGTTAATGAAATCCAAAATATTTAACTTAATTTATACATCTAATCTTAAATTTACATTTTGTAAAAAAAATAAGATTAAGCAATTTGTGATATGAACAGAATTAATGCAAAGCATTAGGTGCATCAAACTCTGATAGTTAATTGTTTTCAATAAGTAAAAATTTCTTCTGACTAAAGCTAAGTAAATATGAAGTGGTGTGTCAAGACTCAACTTTTGCAATAAGTTTCCTCTCTAACCTCTGTGCCTCTGTGGTTAACTAATGCAACATTTTAGTTTAGACACGCCACTACGGTAATTTTATTTTTAATTTATAAGTAACCTTTGATTAATAAATATGAGTAGCTAAACTGTTCAGCTACTTTCTGGCTAATATAAACAAAGTTACAGTGTTTCTTGGAACCCTCGACAACACACTACAAAGTGTAAGTAAAATCGTTGACTAGCATTCCAGGAGCCATAATACCTCCTATATGGCGGTTTTCGTAGCTGCCTACTTCGGGAATAAATTCTTGGAAGTCAGTTAAATCTACTAAATTTTCTCCCCAGAAGCGATATAAACTTTCGTCAAAGCGCAAGTTTTCTATGGGGGCGACAATTTCGCCGTTTTCTATCCAAAAACAGGCGTAACG harbors:
- a CDS encoding DNA sulfur modification protein DndB, giving the protein MELDNQSPETIEYKAISGQFGEVRYFITTLEHSDAVENIRFADEIQGSWSFSERVQRKLDENRANTDIFAYLAQGGIRFFNSIVVVLLPNSNDQREFWDFSTVSSQGKTVEKWVNLKLYKNVARIVIDGQHRLLSLKRYWNVYTGKEPLSPQQKNENFSCLETFDIPVVYLVFGNLGRVGYAELSETVRDEIIKATRNIFTVINKTAKSIDKQTQLLLDDSKISALIPRRLLEEGVLEDRFVKWSVPTRSLNQLDPYLTTLDFVSQCTIELLKDYPKQALKKSFNSPTERDMALENYYESHPKLPEISTKALLKWFFTELQPFQDWVSQISHVGINIPIQPEQPRLTASQKTSIKELRLSNILYTLLGQKILFFAISRFLLKIRIEYRIPAILDAISYSINKMDKDGFFERKAAHWSNILVRSNEKISMINTGSGDEKCIELIRMVLSNSSDGVRELIKRTKEDVSNEINWNEALISNWRKEFHVKLPEVELIDEQIKESSQSDETFAEVRDLLDSFEEDEEEFDEIEDDEDIFKETEELKD
- a CDS encoding GIY-YIG nuclease family protein; translation: MEETVHDNFFKNVTVVTATISATDYLPETSGIYAFYHAFDFLENKLFENIDTRIKNTVFKTKFAEEDNRSKFIVDICGESVGLSQKMEQFIKAVSQPKERRILKNLLISCSILQRPDYIGTASNLRDRFIQHLERDDGFFSKYANVRPNDEFLFVCLPCPKNISRELESLLIQLCQPRFNTQRS